A window of Kwoniella newhampshirensis strain CBS 13917 chromosome 9, whole genome shotgun sequence contains these coding sequences:
- a CDS encoding succinate dehydrogenase [ubiquinone] iron-sulfur subunit, mitochondrial, which translates to MIRPATVLRSLPTPASTSRSFAAVAGRSFHASASTQLATPAEAKPSQIKEFKIYRWNPDTPSEKPTLQSYKVDLSQCGPMMLDALIKIKNELDPTLTFRRSCREGICGSCAMNIDGVNTLACLCRIPKDTAKESKIYPLPHMYIVKDLVPDLTLFYKQYKSIEPFLKNDNPPAQGEFLQSPEDRKKLDGMYECILCACCSTSCPSYWWNQDQYLGPAVLMQAYRWMADSRDSYGAQRKEKMQNTMSLYRCHTIFNCSRTCPKGLNPAMAIAKMKLEMATES; encoded by the exons ATGATCCGCCCCGCCACCGTCCTCCGATCGTTACCCACTCCCGCGTCCACGTCTCGTTCTTTCGCTGCCGTTGCCGGTCGATCTTTCCACGCGAGCGCTTCCACGCAACTCGCCACTCCGGCTGAGGCGAAGCCCTCCCAAATCAAAGAGTTCAAGATCTACCGATGG AATCCCGATACACCTAGTGAGAAGCCCACGTTGCAAAGTTACAAGGTCGATCTGTCGCAATGTGGTCCTATGATGCTTGATGCTTTG atcaagatcaagaacgaGCTCGATCCCACACTCACTTTCCGACGATCATGTCGAGAGGGTATCTGCGGATCTTGCGCCATGAACATTGACGGTGTCAACACTCTCGCTTGTCTCTGTAGAATCCCCAAGGATACCGCTAAGGAGAGCAAGATCTACCCATTGCCTCATA TGTACATCGTCAAGGACTTGGTACCCGATCTCACCCTTTTCTA CAAACAATACAAGTCCATCGAGCCTTTCCTCAAGAACGACAACCCTCCTGCTCAGGGAGAGTTCTTGCAGTCTCCAGAAGACAGGAAGAAGTTGGACGGAATGTATGAGTGTATCCTTTGTGCCTGCTGTTCGACCTCTTGTCCATCT TATTGGTGGAACCAAG ACCAATATCTTGGACCGGCCGTATTGATGCAAGCTTACCGATGGATGGCGGACTCACGA GACTCTTACGGTGCgcagagaaaggagaagatgcaaAACACCATGTCTCTTTACCGATGCCACACTATCTTCAAC TGCTCCCGAACATGTCCCAAGGGTCTCAACCCCGCCATGGCAATTGCCAAGATGAAGTTGGAGATGGCCACCGAGTCGTAG
- a CDS encoding malate dehydrogenase, NAD-dependent — protein MFARQVSKHASTLVSRGFASSARSNRKVAVLGAAGGIGQPMSLLLKSDPLVTALSLYDIRGAPGVAADISHVNTHSTVKGFEKDDLKDALTGAEIIIIPAGVPRKPGMTRDDLFNTNASIVRDLAEAVAEYAPKALVGIISNPVNSTVPIFAEVLKKKGVFDEKRLFGVTTLDVVRASRFLGEIKSADPKDINVTVVGGHSGVTIVPLLSQTSQGKDVTGEAYKALVHRIQFGGDEVVQAKAGTGSATLSMGYAGARFTNSLIRAMNGESGVIEPTFVKSPLYESEGVEYFSSNVELGTEGVKKINPVGELSSEEQELLKACLPDLAKNIKKGVDFVKA, from the exons ATGTTCGCTCGTCAAGTATCCAAGCACGCATCCACCCTCGTCTCAAGAGGTTTCGCTTCCTCCGCGAGGTCCAACCGAAAGGTCGCGGTCCTCGGTGCTGCGG GCGGTATCGGTCAACCCAtgtcccttctcctcaagTCCGACCCCCTCGTCACCGCTTTGTCGCTCTACGACATCCGAGGCGCACCCGGTGTCGCTGCTGATATCTCTCACGTCAACACCCATTCTACCGTCAAGGGTttcgagaaggatga CCTCAAGGACGCCCTCACCGGTGccgagatcatcatcattcccGCTGGTGTCCCCAGGAAGCCCGGTATGAC CCGAGATGACCTTTTC AACACCAACGCTTCTATCGTCCGTGACCTCGCCGAGGCCGTCGCCGAGTACGCCCCCAAGGCTTTGGTCGGTATCATCTCCAACCCTGTCAACTCCACCGTCCCCATCTTCGCCGAGGTcctcaagaagaagggtgtctttgacgagaagag ACTCTTCGGTGTCACCACTCTCGATGTTGTCCGAGCGTCCCGATTCCTCGGTGAGATCAAGAGCGCCGACCCCAAGGACATCAACGTCACCGTAGTTGGTGGTCACTCCGGTGTCACCAtcgttcctctcctctcccagACCTCTCAGGGCAAGGACGTCACTGGCGAGGCCTACAAGGCTTTGGTCCACAGGATTCAATTCGGTGGTGACG AGGTCGTCCAGGCCAAGGCTGGTACCGGTTCTGCTACCCTTTCTATGGGTTACG CCGGTGCCCGATTCACCAACTCCCTCATCCGAGCCATGAACGGTGAGAGCGGTGTCATCGAGCCCACTTTCGTCAAGTCCCCCTTGTACGAGTCCGAGGGTGTCGAGtacttctcctccaacgTCGAGCTCGGTACCGAGGGtgtcaagaagatcaacCCCGTCGGCGAGCTTTCCTccgaggagcaggagtTGCTCAAGGCTTGTCTCCCTGA CCTCGCCAAGAACATCAAGAAGGGTGTGGACTTTGTCAAGGCTTAG